One region of Priestia megaterium genomic DNA includes:
- a CDS encoding class I SAM-dependent DNA methyltransferase, producing MSRYGEFAYVYDQLMADVPYDDWAEFFNQQVAKAKTKPNSILDLACGTGELSVRFAKEGFSVVGVDLSDDMLMVAQEKAAEAGVTLSLFQQNMAELELLKEFDCVVIFCDSLNYLQSDKEVQETIQRVYKHLKPGGLFIFDVHSVHKMKDVFGNQSFSYVDEDVSYIWNCTYDDTDMRVEHDITFFAYDEEIDAYHRFDEVHAQRTWSIDHYQSWLSQAGFINIEVSADFKMSKPTSNSERIFFSAQKKEAE from the coding sequence ATGAGCAGGTACGGAGAATTTGCCTACGTATATGATCAGCTAATGGCAGACGTTCCGTATGACGATTGGGCTGAATTTTTTAATCAGCAGGTGGCAAAAGCAAAAACAAAGCCTAACAGTATATTAGACCTTGCCTGCGGCACGGGAGAACTCTCCGTTCGATTTGCAAAAGAAGGTTTCTCCGTAGTCGGCGTTGATTTGTCTGATGATATGCTTATGGTAGCTCAAGAGAAGGCAGCAGAAGCAGGGGTAACGCTATCTCTTTTTCAGCAAAACATGGCGGAACTTGAGTTATTGAAAGAGTTTGATTGTGTAGTAATCTTTTGTGATTCTTTGAACTATTTGCAAAGTGATAAAGAAGTTCAAGAAACCATTCAACGTGTATATAAACACTTAAAACCAGGTGGGCTCTTTATATTTGATGTTCATTCAGTGCACAAGATGAAGGACGTATTTGGAAATCAATCTTTTTCTTATGTAGATGAAGACGTGTCATATATTTGGAACTGCACCTATGACGATACAGACATGCGTGTAGAGCATGATATTACGTTTTTTGCTTATGATGAAGAAATCGATGCATATCATCGCTTTGATGAGGTGCATGCTCAGCGCACTTGGTCGATTGACCATTATCAATCATGGTTGAGCCAAGCTGGTTTTATAAATATAGAAGTAAGTGCAGATTTCAAAATGAGTAAGCCTACTTCAAACAGTGAGCGCATCTTTTTCTCTGCGCAAAAAAAAGAAGCCGAGTAG
- a CDS encoding YrzI family small protein, translating to MTLNIFFLTITIKSRQYSEEEIKHEQYVRQLEEEIKDRKYEFYRHF from the coding sequence ATGACACTGAATATTTTCTTTTTAACTATTACCATAAAGTCCCGTCAATACTCAGAGGAAGAAATTAAGCATGAACAGTATGTAAGACAATTAGAAGAAGAAATAAAAGACCGCAAGTATGAATTTTATCGTCATTTCTAA
- a CDS encoding sporulation histidine kinase inhibitor Sda, whose protein sequence is MRKLSDELLIESYSKATELQLSPDFIKLIEEEIERRSLKISIQIPS, encoded by the coding sequence ATGAGAAAATTATCAGATGAGCTGCTTATTGAGTCATACAGCAAAGCAACCGAACTGCAATTAAGCCCTGATTTTATAAAATTAATTGAAGAGGAAATTGAAAGAAGATCATTAAAGATTAGCATACAAATTCCTTCTTAA
- a CDS encoding phosphatidylserine decarboxylase, translating to MLQHLYRTFIELTNHQGSSKLIRKFTFSKWSRFIIPSYTKVFKVNKEEMDKPLHHYQNLHELFIRRLKPSARPVDQQKDSVVSPVDAKIEAYGVITPQKEMIVKNKPYSIQEMVSNDLILEKYIEGQFIILYLSPKDYHRIHSPLKAQVGNTWTVGQKSYPVNSLGIKYGKEPLVKNFRKLTELTFENGHMLMVKVGAMFINSIEAVSKKEVVEKGEEMAYFTFGSTVILLFEKNSITFDSNVHSGSYVKCGEPIAHLKK from the coding sequence TTGTTGCAGCACCTGTATCGAACGTTTATTGAGCTTACGAATCACCAGGGATCATCGAAGCTCATTCGAAAATTCACTTTCTCTAAATGGAGTCGGTTTATTATACCCTCCTATACAAAAGTTTTTAAAGTAAATAAAGAAGAAATGGACAAGCCTCTGCATCATTATCAAAACTTACACGAGCTATTTATTCGTCGTTTGAAGCCTTCTGCCCGTCCGGTCGATCAGCAGAAAGACAGCGTTGTCAGTCCTGTAGATGCAAAGATAGAAGCATATGGAGTCATTACGCCTCAAAAAGAAATGATTGTAAAAAACAAACCTTATTCTATACAGGAAATGGTTTCAAATGATCTCATTCTTGAAAAATATATAGAAGGACAGTTTATCATCCTCTATCTTAGTCCAAAAGACTATCATCGCATTCACAGTCCTCTTAAAGCACAAGTAGGGAATACGTGGACCGTTGGACAAAAGTCTTATCCAGTAAATTCATTAGGAATCAAGTATGGGAAAGAACCGCTTGTGAAAAATTTCCGGAAGCTCACGGAGTTAACATTTGAAAATGGTCACATGCTGATGGTAAAAGTAGGAGCCATGTTTATAAACAGCATTGAAGCGGTTTCTAAAAAAGAAGTAGTCGAAAAAGGGGAAGAAATGGCTTACTTCACGTTTGGCTCGACTGTCATTTTATTATTTGAGAAGAACTCAATCACTTTTGATTCTAACGTCCACTCAGGTTCTTACGTAAAATGTGGAGAACCAATTGCTCATTTGAAAAAATAG
- the yqeH gene encoding ribosome biogenesis GTPase YqeH, with protein MSEEKIQCVGCGVEIQTERPNELGYAPKSALEKEAIICQRCFRLKHYNEVQDVSLTDDDFLKILNGIGQTDGLVVKVVDIFDFNGSWLPGLHRFVGNNKVLLVGNKADLLPKSIKKNKLIHWMKREAKELGLKSVDVFLMSAQKGQGIREIAEAIEHYREGKDVYVVGCTNVGKSTFINAIIKEVTGEKDIITTSQYPGTTLDMIDIPLDNGASLYDTPGIINHHQMAHYVDKRDLKLISPKKEIKPKVYQLNEGQTLYFGGLARLDYVQGGRKSLTCYVSNDLHIHRTKLEKADELYEKQAGELLQPPRPEQMSEFPELVAHEFTIKNEKTDIVFSGLGWVTVNESGSKVVAHAPKGVGVFVRDSLI; from the coding sequence GTGAGTGAAGAAAAAATACAGTGCGTAGGATGCGGAGTGGAGATTCAAACAGAACGACCGAATGAACTTGGCTACGCTCCAAAATCAGCATTAGAAAAAGAAGCTATTATTTGCCAGCGATGCTTTCGCTTGAAGCATTATAATGAAGTACAAGATGTTTCCTTAACAGACGATGATTTTTTAAAAATCTTAAATGGAATTGGTCAAACGGACGGTTTGGTTGTAAAAGTTGTAGATATCTTTGACTTTAACGGCAGCTGGTTACCTGGTTTGCATCGATTTGTTGGAAATAATAAGGTTCTTTTAGTGGGAAATAAAGCAGATTTACTGCCGAAGTCTATAAAGAAAAATAAACTAATTCATTGGATGAAGCGAGAAGCGAAAGAGCTTGGCCTAAAATCAGTGGATGTGTTCCTCATGAGCGCGCAAAAAGGACAAGGAATTCGAGAAATTGCCGAAGCCATTGAACATTATCGCGAAGGTAAAGATGTATATGTTGTTGGATGTACAAACGTTGGTAAATCGACATTTATTAATGCCATTATTAAAGAAGTAACGGGAGAAAAAGATATTATTACTACGTCTCAATATCCGGGCACAACGCTTGATATGATTGATATCCCGCTTGATAACGGCGCGTCTTTATATGATACGCCTGGCATTATTAATCATCATCAAATGGCTCACTATGTAGATAAACGAGACTTAAAGTTAATTTCTCCTAAAAAAGAAATAAAGCCGAAGGTTTATCAGCTAAACGAAGGGCAAACGCTATACTTTGGAGGACTGGCGCGCTTAGATTATGTACAGGGAGGCCGCAAGTCGTTAACATGTTATGTATCGAATGATTTGCATATCCATCGTACAAAGCTTGAAAAAGCAGATGAGTTGTATGAAAAGCAAGCAGGTGAACTGCTTCAGCCGCCGCGCCCAGAGCAAATGAGTGAGTTTCCTGAACTTGTTGCACATGAATTTACAATCAAAAATGAAAAGACGGATATTGTTTTTTCAGGGCTTGGCTGGGTGACGGTTAATGAGTCAGGTTCAAAAGTTGTGGCGCATGCACCAAAAGGAGTCGGCGTATTTGTGCGCGATTCTTTAATTTAA
- the sigK gene encoding RNA polymerase sporulation sigma factor SigK produces MSALFTALGYFFKELVFLVSYVKNNAFPQPLSAAEEKRYLSLMEQGDQEARNLLIEHNLRLVAHIVKKFENTGEDAEDLISIGTIGLIKAIESYSQGKGTKLATYAARCIENEILMHLRALKKTKKDVSLHDPIGQDKEGNEISLIDVLKSESDDVIDMIQLNMELEKIKEYIDILDDREKEVIVGRFGLDLQDEKTQREIAKELNISRSYVSRIEKRALMKMFHEFYRAEKEKKKSGKKEN; encoded by the coding sequence ATGTCTGCATTATTTACCGCACTAGGCTATTTCTTTAAAGAATTGGTTTTCCTTGTTTCCTACGTAAAAAACAATGCGTTTCCTCAACCCTTGTCTGCTGCTGAAGAAAAGAGATATTTATCTTTAATGGAACAAGGAGATCAAGAAGCGCGAAACCTTCTTATTGAACACAATCTCCGACTCGTTGCGCATATTGTTAAAAAGTTTGAAAACACGGGAGAGGATGCGGAAGATTTAATTTCAATTGGGACAATCGGTTTAATTAAAGCAATCGAAAGTTATTCGCAAGGAAAAGGAACAAAATTAGCTACTTATGCCGCACGCTGTATTGAAAATGAAATATTGATGCACTTGCGAGCGCTCAAAAAAACAAAAAAAGATGTGTCGCTGCATGATCCAATTGGCCAGGATAAAGAAGGAAATGAAATCAGTTTGATTGATGTATTAAAATCAGAATCAGACGATGTAATTGATATGATTCAACTAAATATGGAATTAGAAAAAATAAAAGAATACATCGATATCCTCGATGATCGAGAAAAAGAAGTAATTGTTGGCCGCTTCGGTTTGGATTTGCAGGATGAAAAAACCCAGCGAGAAATTGCAAAGGAATTAAATATTTCAAGAAGTTATGTTTCGCGAATTGAAAAGCGAGCGCTGATGAAAATGTTTCACGAATTTTACAGAGCCGAAAAAGAGAAAAAAAAGAGCGGAAAGAAGGAGAATTAA
- the rsfS gene encoding ribosome silencing factor has translation MTERELLSLVVEAADDKKAIDIVALNMEGISLVADYFVICHGNSDKQVQAIAREIKEKAHEQGISVKRLEGFEQAKWVLVDLGDVVVHIFHKDERGYYNLERLWGDAPFVSSEELQL, from the coding sequence ATGACTGAACGTGAATTGCTATCTCTTGTTGTAGAAGCAGCCGATGATAAAAAAGCAATCGATATCGTAGCGTTAAATATGGAAGGAATCTCACTTGTGGCAGATTATTTTGTTATTTGTCACGGTAACTCAGATAAACAAGTGCAGGCAATTGCTCGTGAAATTAAAGAAAAAGCACACGAACAAGGCATTTCTGTGAAGCGTTTAGAAGGGTTTGAGCAGGCTAAGTGGGTGCTTGTTGATCTTGGAGATGTTGTGGTTCACATTTTCCATAAAGATGAGCGCGGATATTATAACTTAGAACGCTTATGGGGAGATGCACCATTTGTAAGTTCAGAAGAGCTACAGCTATGA
- a CDS encoding YqeG family HAD IIIA-type phosphatase, which yields MKLFLPNEHVKNVFQIKPDDLKERGIKGIITDLDNTLVEWDRPDATPELIEWFQLMKDSGIKITIVSNNVEKRVKLFSDPVGLPFVYKARKPMRKAFRRALRDMELQKDEVVVIGDQLLTDVLGGNRLGVYTVLVVPVAQTDGFVTKFNRKMERRILGWMKRKGMINWED from the coding sequence TTGAAACTTTTTTTACCAAATGAACATGTGAAAAACGTGTTTCAAATTAAGCCAGACGATTTGAAAGAGCGCGGGATAAAAGGAATTATTACCGACTTAGATAACACGTTGGTGGAATGGGATCGCCCTGATGCCACTCCGGAATTAATTGAGTGGTTTCAGTTAATGAAAGATAGTGGAATTAAAATTACGATTGTATCGAATAATGTGGAGAAACGAGTCAAGCTGTTTTCAGATCCAGTTGGACTTCCATTTGTATATAAAGCACGCAAACCGATGCGTAAAGCATTTAGAAGAGCTCTTCGTGATATGGAGCTGCAAAAAGATGAGGTTGTGGTCATTGGCGACCAGCTTTTAACGGATGTATTAGGAGGAAATCGCCTAGGCGTATATACGGTTTTGGTTGTACCAGTTGCGCAAACAGATGGATTTGTAACGAAATTTAACCGTAAAATGGAACGAAGAATTTTAGGTTGGATGAAACGAAAAGGTATGATTAACTGGGAGGATTAA
- a CDS encoding helix-hairpin-helix domain-containing protein, whose product MTFSKKQWLIGCICLAVGLAFYIYRTGGEKPESSLQTSDIIKAESSGTKKEGESSNQVISSQDSPFVMVDIKGAVQKPGVYQLPKDARVKDALAQAGGATKEADLRQLNLASKLQDEMAVYIPAAGEEIPPSSPVSSISSSGTSNDQPLVNINTANTDELQTLNGIGPSKASAIVSYREENGLFQTVEDLGKVSGIGEKSLEKIKAQITVQ is encoded by the coding sequence TTGACTTTTTCAAAAAAACAATGGCTAATTGGGTGTATTTGCTTAGCAGTTGGGTTGGCTTTTTATATCTATCGCACAGGCGGAGAGAAACCGGAAAGTTCTCTTCAAACCTCAGATATAATCAAGGCAGAATCTTCTGGTACAAAAAAAGAAGGAGAGTCGTCTAATCAAGTAATTTCAAGCCAAGATTCCCCGTTTGTGATGGTGGATATTAAAGGAGCTGTTCAGAAGCCTGGTGTATACCAGCTTCCGAAAGATGCAAGGGTAAAAGATGCTCTAGCACAAGCCGGAGGCGCTACGAAAGAAGCGGACTTAAGACAGCTCAATTTAGCTAGCAAGCTACAAGATGAAATGGCTGTGTATATTCCAGCTGCTGGAGAAGAAATCCCCCCTTCATCTCCAGTTTCTTCAATTTCTTCCTCAGGAACTTCAAATGATCAGCCCCTTGTTAATATCAATACAGCGAACACTGATGAACTGCAAACGTTAAATGGCATTGGACCTTCAAAAGCCAGTGCCATCGTTTCATATCGAGAGGAAAATGGCTTGTTTCAAACAGTAGAGGATTTGGGAAAAGTATCAGGTATTGGCGAGAAGTCGCTAGAAAAAATCAAAGCTCAAATTACAGTACAGTAG
- a CDS encoding YrhC family protein, which translates to MKAQHIKAKIEDYSRFIYVLLAVSTFLYIGVMIGQGEKSDMQLGIMEAIVILFTALAFYFSYQTKKLKKELMKEKE; encoded by the coding sequence ATGAAAGCTCAACACATCAAAGCAAAAATTGAAGATTACAGCCGCTTTATTTACGTCCTTCTAGCCGTAAGTACATTCTTGTATATTGGTGTTATGATTGGCCAAGGTGAAAAAAGTGATATGCAGCTTGGAATAATGGAAGCGATCGTTATTCTTTTTACCGCCCTTGCTTTTTATTTTAGTTATCAAACTAAAAAACTAAAAAAAGAATTAATGAAAGAAAAAGAATAA
- the aroE gene encoding shikimate dehydrogenase → MSTLYGLVGYPLGHSLSPLMQNDAFKRLNMDAHYEAFPIEPVHFESAIGELKDKNIQGFNVTIPYKVDIMNHLDEVDSLAKAIGAVNTVVNQDGRYIGYNTDGEGYVTSLLKAVEGGLSQKRILIIGAGGAAKAIFYTIAAQHAPDVIAICNRTVEKAALLANELPFSTKTAAMSISDAEKQLDTFDIIINTTSVGMYPNVDELPLALTLLQKEAVVSDIIYNPLKTKLLKEAEAKGAGTHNGVGMFVLQGALAFEKWTKVRPDEEAMEHIVLSTLTKR, encoded by the coding sequence TTGAGTACATTATATGGGCTAGTTGGTTATCCGCTTGGGCATTCACTATCGCCATTGATGCAAAATGATGCCTTTAAACGTCTGAACATGGATGCGCATTATGAGGCTTTTCCAATTGAACCTGTTCATTTTGAGTCAGCTATTGGAGAGCTAAAAGATAAAAACATTCAAGGATTTAATGTCACGATTCCGTATAAAGTTGATATTATGAATCATTTGGATGAAGTCGATTCATTAGCAAAGGCAATTGGCGCTGTAAATACAGTTGTTAATCAAGATGGCCGTTATATTGGATACAATACCGACGGAGAGGGGTATGTGACTTCTTTACTCAAAGCAGTAGAAGGCGGCTTATCCCAAAAAAGAATTTTAATTATTGGAGCTGGAGGAGCTGCAAAAGCTATTTTTTATACAATTGCAGCTCAGCACGCTCCCGATGTAATTGCGATATGCAATCGTACCGTCGAAAAAGCAGCTTTACTAGCTAACGAGCTGCCTTTTTCGACGAAAACGGCGGCGATGTCTATTTCTGATGCGGAAAAACAACTAGATACATTCGATATTATTATTAATACCACTTCGGTGGGGATGTATCCTAACGTTGATGAGCTGCCTTTAGCACTTACTTTATTGCAAAAAGAAGCGGTAGTCAGCGATATTATTTACAACCCTTTAAAAACAAAGCTTTTGAAAGAGGCTGAAGCAAAAGGGGCAGGCACTCATAACGGTGTCGGTATGTTTGTACTGCAAGGTGCACTTGCATTTGAAAAATGGACGAAGGTCCGTCCTGACGAAGAGGCAATGGAACACATTGTTCTTTCAACACTAACTAAGAGATAA
- the yhbY gene encoding ribosome assembly RNA-binding protein YhbY, translating into MLTGKQKRFLRSKAHHLNPIFQVGKGGVNENMIGQIADALEARELLKVSILQNCDEDRDTVAARLTKGTKAELVQVIGNTIVLYKESRENKQLMLPKVK; encoded by the coding sequence ATGTTAACAGGTAAACAAAAACGTTTTTTACGTTCAAAAGCACATCATTTAAATCCAATTTTCCAAGTAGGAAAAGGTGGAGTCAATGAAAATATGATTGGTCAAATTGCTGATGCATTAGAAGCAAGAGAATTATTAAAAGTAAGCATTCTGCAAAACTGTGACGAAGATCGTGACACGGTTGCTGCTCGATTAACAAAAGGAACAAAAGCAGAGCTTGTACAAGTGATTGGAAATACAATTGTGTTATATAAAGAATCACGTGAAAATAAGCAGTTAATGCTTCCAAAAGTGAAATGA
- the yqeK gene encoding bis(5'-nucleosyl)-tetraphosphatase (symmetrical) YqeK has translation MNRTEALEIVKKQLTERRYIHTVGVMETAIELAKRFEADEKKAELAAIFHDYAKFRPKEEMKQIIIDQNMNPSLLEYNTELWHAPVGAFLVRNEVGITDKEVLDAIAYHTSGRPGMTLLEKIVYVADYIEPGRRFPGVDEVRELAKTDLNAALIQSLKNTISFLMTKHQAVYPDTMMTYNDLILGGQTHD, from the coding sequence ATGAATCGAACTGAGGCATTAGAAATCGTAAAGAAACAGTTAACAGAACGTCGTTATATTCATACTGTCGGGGTAATGGAAACAGCAATTGAATTAGCTAAACGTTTTGAAGCAGACGAAAAAAAAGCAGAACTGGCTGCTATTTTTCATGACTATGCCAAGTTTCGTCCAAAGGAAGAGATGAAGCAAATTATTATTGATCAAAACATGAACCCTTCTTTATTGGAATACAATACCGAATTATGGCATGCTCCAGTAGGCGCGTTTTTAGTGAGAAATGAAGTAGGGATTACGGATAAGGAAGTATTGGATGCAATTGCTTACCATACATCCGGAAGACCTGGCATGACGTTACTTGAAAAAATTGTGTACGTTGCTGATTATATTGAACCTGGAAGGAGATTTCCAGGTGTTGATGAAGTGCGGGAGTTAGCTAAAACCGACTTAAATGCAGCACTTATTCAATCATTAAAGAATACTATTTCTTTTTTAATGACCAAACATCAGGCCGTTTATCCCGATACGATGATGACATATAATGATTTAATCTTAGGAGGTCAAACACATGACTGA
- the pssA gene encoding CDP-diacylglycerol--serine O-phosphatidyltransferase, giving the protein MFLLDYLDHTIKKLRSQAANSLTIVNLSLGSFAILFVMKNELNLSLLLIFLAALADRFDGMVARKLQIESELGKQLDSMCDIISFGIAPALLLYQSILSHFGAAGSIVTICYIACGALRLARFNITENTGYFTGLPITAAGCLLTLSYLGVPYLPSHFYMFLIIVLACLMISTFKLKKV; this is encoded by the coding sequence TTGTTTTTATTAGACTATCTAGATCATACAATTAAAAAGCTGAGATCCCAAGCGGCAAACTCCTTAACGATTGTTAATTTAAGTTTAGGAAGCTTTGCTATTTTATTTGTCATGAAAAATGAATTGAACTTAAGTTTATTACTAATTTTTTTAGCAGCGTTAGCAGACCGATTCGACGGCATGGTAGCCAGAAAGCTGCAAATTGAATCTGAACTTGGAAAACAACTGGACTCCATGTGCGATATTATATCATTTGGCATCGCTCCAGCTCTACTACTTTATCAAAGTATTTTATCTCACTTTGGTGCTGCAGGTTCAATTGTTACCATCTGTTACATTGCTTGCGGAGCACTTCGTCTTGCCCGCTTTAACATCACAGAAAATACTGGGTATTTTACAGGGCTCCCTATTACCGCAGCAGGTTGTTTATTAACTCTTAGCTACTTGGGCGTCCCTTATTTGCCTTCACACTTTTATATGTTTTTAATTATCGTACTCGCTTGCTTGATGATTAGTACGTTCAAGCTAAAAAAAGTATAG
- a CDS encoding nicotinate-nucleotide adenylyltransferase, which translates to MKSIGILGGTFNPPHLGHLMMANEVLHALKLDEIWFMPSYIPPHKTIKEPIEPYHRLQMLKLAIEEHDQFTLQPIEFERKEPSYTYDTMRILTEKYPTYQFHFIIGADMVEYLPKWYEIDELVNLVTFVGVKRPGYTITSPYPIKEVEVPQFDVSSSFIRERVVKKETIRYFIPAGVKQYIEENQLYESN; encoded by the coding sequence TTGAAGAGTATTGGAATTTTAGGTGGAACGTTCAATCCGCCTCATTTGGGGCATTTAATGATGGCAAATGAGGTTTTGCATGCCTTGAAATTAGATGAGATATGGTTCATGCCGTCATATATTCCACCTCATAAAACAATCAAAGAGCCTATTGAGCCATATCATCGTTTACAAATGCTAAAGCTAGCTATTGAAGAACATGATCAATTCACCCTGCAGCCGATTGAATTTGAGCGCAAAGAGCCTTCATATACATATGATACGATGAGAATACTAACAGAGAAATATCCAACGTATCAGTTTCATTTCATCATTGGTGCTGATATGGTAGAATATTTGCCGAAGTGGTATGAAATTGATGAATTAGTCAATTTGGTTACATTTGTAGGTGTAAAGCGCCCGGGGTATACCATTACGTCCCCTTACCCGATAAAAGAAGTAGAAGTTCCGCAGTTTGATGTCTCCTCTTCCTTTATTCGCGAACGAGTAGTAAAGAAAGAAACCATTCGTTATTTTATACCTGCTGGTGTTAAACAATATATCGAGGAGAATCAATTATATGAATCGAACTGA
- the comER gene encoding late competence protein ComER has protein sequence MNIGFIGTGNMGKILIDAFIESKAVRPSKITIMNRTKKRAKEIQQQHKKIHVADTAEEVVHASKVIFICVKPLDIHPLLIKLEPLLTKDHCIVSITSPISVEQIERLIPSQAARIIPSITNRALAGVSLFTFGERCTPFYQNYLHELFSSMSKPVAIDQTITRVSSDIVSCGPAFFSFLLQRFIDAAVQETNISEEEATVMASDMIIGMGKLLEKEIFTLPTLQDKVCVKGGVTGEGIKVLEAELGEMFVHVFQKTHEKFDEDIELVHNQFDSLIP, from the coding sequence GTGAACATAGGGTTTATCGGAACAGGAAACATGGGGAAAATATTAATTGATGCGTTTATTGAATCAAAAGCCGTACGTCCTTCTAAAATTACTATTATGAATCGTACAAAAAAAAGGGCCAAAGAGATTCAACAGCAGCATAAAAAAATTCATGTTGCTGATACAGCTGAAGAAGTTGTTCACGCATCCAAAGTCATTTTTATTTGTGTTAAGCCATTGGATATTCACCCCCTTTTAATAAAATTAGAACCACTGCTGACGAAAGATCACTGCATTGTATCCATTACCAGTCCAATTAGCGTAGAACAAATCGAACGCCTCATTCCGAGTCAAGCAGCTAGAATTATCCCTAGCATTACGAATCGGGCATTAGCAGGTGTTTCTCTTTTCACGTTTGGAGAAAGATGTACGCCTTTTTACCAAAATTATTTACATGAATTATTTTCATCTATGTCAAAGCCTGTGGCTATTGATCAAACGATTACCCGCGTATCATCCGATATCGTAAGCTGCGGTCCTGCATTCTTCAGCTTTTTGCTTCAACGCTTTATTGATGCAGCAGTTCAAGAAACAAATATTTCTGAAGAAGAAGCTACCGTCATGGCCAGCGATATGATTATTGGAATGGGAAAACTGTTGGAAAAAGAAATATTTACGCTTCCTACCTTGCAGGATAAAGTATGCGTAAAAGGCGGTGTAACCGGAGAAGGTATTAAAGTTTTAGAAGCTGAACTCGGAGAGATGTTTGTGCACGTATTTCAAAAAACACACGAAAAATTTGACGAAGACATTGAGCTTGTTCACAATCAGTTTGATAGTCTTATTCCATAA
- a CDS encoding ComE operon protein 2 — translation MNRISWDQYFMAQSHLLALRSTCERLAVGATVVRDKRIIAGGYNGSISGGVHCADEGCYVIDGHCVRTVHAEVNALLQCAKFGVKTEDAEVYVTHFPCLNCCKALIQAGIKTVYYANDYKNHPYAVELFEQAGVKTAKVELDEAIIDLKSKEKLQFVTDVLARLEKSGADEAEVMNLQREALALFTAN, via the coding sequence ATGAACCGGATTTCATGGGATCAATATTTTATGGCACAAAGCCATTTGCTAGCTTTAAGAAGCACTTGTGAACGTCTGGCTGTTGGAGCTACAGTGGTGCGTGATAAACGTATTATAGCTGGAGGATACAACGGTTCGATCAGCGGAGGCGTGCATTGTGCTGACGAAGGCTGCTATGTAATTGATGGCCACTGCGTAAGAACTGTCCATGCAGAAGTGAATGCACTCTTGCAGTGTGCTAAGTTTGGTGTAAAGACAGAAGATGCGGAAGTATACGTCACGCATTTTCCTTGTTTAAACTGCTGTAAAGCTCTTATTCAAGCGGGAATTAAAACAGTATATTATGCTAATGATTACAAAAATCATCCGTATGCTGTTGAGTTATTTGAACAGGCGGGAGTGAAAACAGCAAAAGTTGAACTTGATGAAGCAATCATTGACTTAAAAAGTAAAGAGAAGCTTCAATTTGTAACGGATGTTCTCGCTCGTTTAGAAAAAAGCGGAGCTGACGAAGCAGAAGTGATGAATTTACAGCGTGAAGCTCTCGCTTTGTTTACGGCAAATTAA